A region of the Conger conger chromosome 6, fConCon1.1, whole genome shotgun sequence genome:
CACATTCTGTAAACTTTCTCTTCCATAGTACACAGTGACTGTCCCTGAGAATGAAGTGGGTGCCCTAGTGGTGAAAATGCCAGTGACTGATGGGGATGAACCTCACACACTAGCCTGGTCAACTAAATACAAGATTATTGAAGGAGACAATGGAGGGTTCTTCAATGTTACCACTGGACCCAGCAAGCTGGAGGGCATTATTACTACAGTCAAGGTGAATATCCATGCTCTGGAGACCGAACATCTCAAAGGATCTCTGATCCACATAATAGTTAATCTGCTTTAGCACCAAACATTCATCAGACCGTAGCCAAATTTTAAAGGatttatacattattaattgtatattttctgtccCCAATCAGGGCCTTGATTTTGAGAAGAACGCAAAGTACACCTTGTTGGTCACCGTGGAGAACGATTCCCCGTTTGTCACCAATCTGCCCACCTCCACTGCCACAGTTATTGTGAACGTGAAGGATGTGAACGAGGCTCCAGTGTTTAATCCAGTCGAAGAGGTGGTCATTAAACCAGAGAACCTGGAAACTGGTGCTGACATAATTGCATATACAGCAACTGACCCTGACACGGCAAGAAATCAGAAAGTGTGGTAAgggaatgtttttgagaatacGACATATTTTAACATCGTTCATATGGAATAATCAGGGTCATTCATTTGTTTACCACAGCTTTGCTTCATTAACATGCGTTCATATGACTCCACAAATGCTGTCCTGCTGTCATGACACATTTCCCTGATCTCATTCACCATTCTAATTTTGAATATAACTGCTCTTGACTTTATTAAATTGGAAATTAATCCACTTGCAGTTAGGGTTGGGTATCGTTTGGATTTTATCGATTCCGGTTCGGCTTATCGGTTCCTCTTTCCAATAACAATATGGCTGAAAGTGTCATTTTTAGACggcgcaaaaaataaaaaataaaaaaaatgtcttttttaaactgtttaCCCTACAGCCAAGGGTATTGTTTCATTCAAATGACCAAACTCAAGGTCTttttaacaaattaaatgtaataaaaatacatcaacTCAAATTTCCACAAAGTCAAAAATGACGTGGCTAGATAACATCGCGAAGAAACTTATGACTAGAAagatatatctttttttaaatccccaaAATATAGAGATAATCATTAATCACCTTatcaaatataatttcagcTATTCTCATATATTTACATGCTCCTACTCTCATCTCATCTCCTTCTTCCTCATTTTAACTGCTGCATTTTCTCCTGCTCTGCATTTTGCCTGGTCGCCATTTTCCCTCacaaaatgaagccacacttttAGCCGTTTACCGCGTTCCATCTTCCATCCTATGGAAACGGAAATACTGTAGCCGTGCAGGAAATGAACAAATCCACACGCTGTTGACGTATGACCTAGCCTACGTTGTCGATGGTAGATAGGTACTGGGCAGATGTGTATGTTTTCAATAGGGCTGTTACGCTTACATTCAAACTCAATTTTAAAGTCAtatcagtatatatatattaattgcCATGTTTCAACGTGAAAGCGAacatttgtttatgtttatttgtttatgtaaaACAAATGTTCGCTTTCACGTTGAAACatggcaatatatatatatatatatatatatatatatatatatatatatatatatatatatatatatatatatatatatatatatatataaaaccatAAAGTATGATATCGTAGATTATTTAGTTGCCAAAACTAAGTAAACcgtcacccaaaaaaaaaatccgtAGCAATACGCACTCACTCATTCGCATTCCGTTTATGAATCACTCGCGTTTACGGCGCCGTTTCCGTGGTTTTGGCGTAACAGCTGACCGGCCACTAAAGTCACTAAAGTTACAGTAGTTAGCCAGCTTATAATTACGTTATATCCGTATTCGTTAACGTCAAGTTACCCGTTACAATCCGCTGGTACTAGCTACCGAACATACGTGAACGTTCGGTAGCTAACCTAGCTAACGTTCGCTTATGGGAAAGTGAGGTAAATCTATTGCTAAAAAGTTGTTGTGAGGCACCCTTAACACAATCAACTTTTGTCACTAGTTTCTAGAATTAACTAACAATGTACATATAAACTGTAAATTATATAAACATGTAgcccaaataaattaaatgtgaccCACTGGGAATGCTTGTTTGTACCACCACCACTGGCACAACTGTCATCTCGAGCAGATGACATCGCTTCGGGAAAATCTTAATAATATTAACCAGTGTTTATGGAAAAAGATCACTGAAATCATTTAAAGTATAGTGtcaatattaattataaaaacCTACTAAatttcaaaaacacaataaaaagggGAAATTCACTTACCTAAATCACACGTTGTAGTGACTACGTTAAAGTGCTATTTTTCCCGTTGTAGCTCTGTAATTATACTCAGATAAAACATCTGTTGAATGAAGGTGCATATCCAAACGCCTAAGCAAACTAACTATCAACAATTATTATTTCTGCTATAGTTGTTTTATCCTCGGGTAAAATGCAAGTCTCTCTGCGTTATATGGATGGAATATTGACGCTTAGCGACGCTCCCAACCCCACACAGTCTGATTTCAGTGCGGGACTATGAATTCTACAAACTAGTGGTTGAGAGGGAACGGAaaccattgaattgaattgaatgtcaACCCTTTTCCCTGTAGGTATAAATCGGGCAATGATCCAGCTGGATGGCTGAACGTCAGTGAAGAGACTGGACTTATCAAAGTGAGGAGCCCCATGGATAGAGAATCTCCCTTTGTCAAAGGGGGCAGATACCGGGCCCTCATCCTTGCCATTGATGACGGTAtagtcttttttttgtcttctttaaCCATTGATGCTTCCTTGTATCCATTCAGTACCGTGAACTAAGACCtgcctcttttttttcccccaatagATGAAGTCCCTGCAACGGGAACCGGGACTCTGCTGATTGAGCTGGAAGATGTAAATGACAACGCTCCCACAATCGAGGAGAGGGTGATCACGATCTGTAACCGAGAATCTCAGCCCGTGACGCTGTCCGTCACTGACCGAGACGGGCCTGGATTCACCTCCCCTTTCCGGGTGGATCTACAGGGAGTGAGCGCGAAGAACTGGACCGCTCGCATGAATGGCACAAGTAAGCAAGCCTGTTTACCAGATTTAGCTTTAGCGCCATCATACTTTTCTGACAGTCTGTCGGCATATGCTCCAAGATCAACACTTAGTCAGCTGCTGGCTTATCTTAGGTTTCCTTGATGAAACATTAAGTATCTGGTGAAGTAACTCTATTTTTCATGCTCGAAACTTGGAACGCACTACCTTAAGAAAAGActcattaaaaaatttaaataaaatcttgCAACAACCTTTTACTTTACTGTTTTAATTGTATATGCTTTCATTTTAcgttttaattatgttttagttgtatgtgtgttatttagcaattctgtgctgtgtaaatattttttaaaagcatttacctatTCGAATAAAGCTGTTATCTGAATTgctgttcattacattcacatatCTACCAATAACAGAAAGTTGACTATTTTGGGTAGCctggagcgtagtggttaaggtacatgactgggaccctgaaggttggtggtgtagccacaataagatctgtgcagctgttgggcccttgagcaagaccccttAACctcatattgctccagggggggattggcccctgctcagtctaatcaactgtaagtcgctttagataaaagcgtcagctcaataatgtaatgttttatttatttgttccagAGACGGGCATAATACTAGGACTGAAAATCTTTTTGGACCAGGCTGACTACAACGTTGTACTCCGTGTATATGACAACAACGGACTGTTCCAGGAAAACACTGTCCTTGCAAAAGTGTGCGACTGCAAAGCAAATGACTACTCGTGCGCCATTAATGCTGTGGCCGGTGTAGTCCTGCCAGGAATTCTGGGAATTTTGGGAGCGGTCCTGCTTTTACTCTGAGTAATTCAAAATTTTCTCTTCAGCTGTACTTGGAACACACTTAGTCTGCAGTATGAAATCATCAGAGGTTTTTGGAGCGCATGTGTGCAAATGTATCCTCTCAAATTGGCAGAGGATGTCGCACCAAGTAAATGGGGCAAACAATTATGATTGGGCCTTCCAAATTAggtgtaaaaatgtattcttgCTATTTCTCACAATGTCCTGTAAGAGGCTAAATAAAGCCTCCAAACACAAAACCAACTAATTAAGAAAGACTAACAGCTTGTCAAAATGTTGGGAGTGGTGTGCCCACGTAAGCAGAAGACATAGAAACGTGCGGACcgaatataaaaaacaaaattaatagTACTGTCCAAAATGGTATACTTTTGCtagtagtgtgtgtgactgcttgtGTGGTGTCAGTAGTGGTATATTTTGGCCTATGTTGCTAGTGTTGCAGAGGTTGTGTTGAAGCAGAATTCTTCACACTGAGAAATGCCCAAAACACTGGGGATGGAACATCAGAAAAGGTTTCTGTGCGTGGTAAAAAAGGTTGTTTTTTGGTAAGTTCCtgtattttgcttgtttgtgtgtttttaaagaacTTTTTGAATGAGTTAGAAatcagatacattttttaaatgcttttgatACATACAAGCTATGTTCTTGTAACCGGTTTTCTGCCTTACGATTATTGTTGATGCTGTTCACATGCAACGCAGCAAGGATGATCCACTAGCACTTGCAGAAGTGTTGTGATGAGatgtacaaatatttttgaataaatcTAAAATGAAAACTTTTCGCTGTGTTCATCTTGATATTGATGCCATGGTGGTGGCGGgtttcccaaactttttttctgatgcGACCCCAAACAAATTTGGGGTCGTTTAAATGATATAACTAACTccgggctgcccaaccctgttcctggagatctactgtcctgcaggttttcacttcagccctaacaaagccacacctcattcaacagcttcagatctcattgagctactTAGTAGGTAATTAGTAGAAtcgggtgtgccaaattagggttgaagtaacaacctacaggacggtagatctccaggaacaggtttgggcagccctgaacTAAATGAAGTAACTCCCCAGATATGACCTCTCCACAACACCAGAGGGTGCTGTCCCATCACTGGGGACTGGGAAACCACGGTCTTCACAGTTCACAACTGAGGGTTTATTCTGCTGGCCTATCAAGGTTTCTTAAACCACATTCATCACAGATTTCAAAACCTGagggaatatacactcactgagcacttcatgaggaacacctgtacacctacatgcgattatctaatcagccaatcgtgtggcagcagtgcaatgcatacaatcatgcagatatgggtcaggagcttcagttaatgttcacatcaagcatcagaatggggaacaaatttgatctaagtgacaatgttgaatgattgctggtggcagacagggtggtttgagatgATGGTgatctcagaatctgctgatctcctgtgattttcactcacaacagtctctagagtttgcagagaatggtgcgaaaaacaaaaaacatccagtgagcagcagttctgtgggcagaaacgctttgttaatgagagaggtccgaggagaatgactagactggtcaaagctgacaggaaggtgacagtaacgcaataaccacacattacaacagtggtatgcagaagagtatctttgaacacacaacgcaatcataactctaaatggataggctaccaCAGtagaagtcaaaaaaataagtctaataaatacttgatacagtgctcagtgagtatatacacagtgcagtctgcaagtatttggattgtggtacaatttctgttcttttggctctgtactccagcacattggatttgaaataaaactatgaatatgagcttaaagtgcagactggcaCCTATAATTTgaggtatttgcatccatattgagtcatccaattttaggggaccaaaagtaattggacagctgcCTTCCGAAACTGTTTCTGTTGAGTTGttccaatgacagtcaaggaagccattatgaggctgagaaataagaacaaaaacagtcatagacacaggccaaacaataggcttagaaaaatcaaccatttggaacatcattaagaagaaagagagcttgacaagctcagtaattgcaaaggaactggtaggaagacatgtacagttgatgaccacAGAATTCTCGCCATGATGAAGACAAACCCTCCAAATCTATCGGTCTGATAAAtggagcgacatggctcaggcagtaagagcagctgtctggcagtcggtgggttgccggtttgatcccttgcccgggctgtgtcgaagtgtccctaagcaagacacctaacccccaaatgctcctgacgagctggtcggcgcttgcatggcagccaatcgccgttggtgtgtgagtgtgtgtatgaatgggtgaatgagaagcatcaattgtacagcgctttgtataaaggcgctatataaatgccaaccatttatctgTCTgatagatcagaaacactcttcaggaggcaggcgtggatgcgTCAGTGACTACattctgcagaagacttcaaaaACAGATCTAGAGAGGCGACACttcaagatgcaaaccactagttagctgcaaaaacaggatgaccAGCTTACAGTTTGGGAAGTCGTACCTAAAAGAGTCAGCAGAGTTACCTGGAATAAGGTATTGTGGGCAGCAAAGTAATGTTCCAAACTTATAACCACGCTCTttattcttaatgatgttccaaacgcAATGACAGACTCCATCGGCAATCAAAAGCAAATCAAAACTAAATACTGAAGGCTTTCTtagaagcaattgaatacacccgactattgagaaacagctgagaaggcaactgaattacttttggtctcctgTAATGGGGGGGAATATGTATAAGAAGggaatgtaattcctacagggatcacccgatatggatgtaaatatcttCAAACTAAAGGTGGCACTCTGTACTTTAACCCCAGAttaatagtttcatttcaaatccaatgtacggtattgtgcaaaagttttaggcaggcgtgaaaaaatgctgtaaaacaagataacaaaatgcaaagtgagtgaatcaaatcaatatttggtgtgaccaccctttcatcaattcttctcggtatacttgcacaaagtcagggatgtTGTAGGCATATAGCCAGGTGTGTGAtaaaccaattataccaaacaaaaGCTAATGattatcaatttaatatgtaggttgaaacacaatcagaggtgtaggagggttaaaacttgacgaggaacagccaaactctgcttccaaggtgaggttgctgaagatagtttaatgtcagaagttatacaccatggcaagactgagcacagcaacaagacacaaagtagttatactgcatcaccAAGGtatctcccaggcagaaatttcaaggcagacaggggtttccagatgtgctgttcaggctattgaagaagcacaaagaaacgggctacgttgaggaccgtaggtgcagtggtcggccaaggaaattTAGTGCAGCAGACAAAAGACAcctcatgcttacttccctttgcaatcTGAAGATATCTAGCAGtaccatcagctcagaattggcagaaaccagtgggacccaggtatacccatctactgtgtggtctggtcagaagtggtcttcctggaagaattgcggccaaaaagccatacctccgacgtggaaacaaggccaagcgactcaactaagcacaaaatatttaaatatttggttgtagcagaaggcagtttgtttacTGCCTTGTttgggctggagagcggtacaagaatgagtctgcaggcaacagtgaagcatggtggtcgTTCTTTGTAAGTTtgtggctgcatttctgcaaatggagttggggatttggtcagaatgaatggtctcctcaatgctgagaagtacaggcagatacttatccattatgcaataccatcagggaggcatctgattggcccaaaatttattctgcagcaggacaacgaccccaaacatacagccaatgtcattaacaactatcttcagcgtacagaggaacaaggagtcctggaagtgatggtatggcccccacagagccctgatctcaacatcatcgagtctatctgggattacatgaagagtcTGGGATTACAGGGgattgaggctgcctaaatccacagaagaactgtggctagttctacaacaacctacctgccgagttccttgaAAAACTGTGTTCAAGTATActgagaagaattgatgctgttttgaaggcaaagggtggtcacaccaaatatttatttgattgagatttttcttctgttcattcacttcttctgttcatgcattttgtaatttgataaaaaataaactattaacatttctatttttgaaagcattcttattttacagcattttttcacacctgcctaaaacctttgcacagtactatacatatataaaattaCAGGTGGTatataaatatcacatttttaaaacaatgatTTAGCACTAATTATTCACATTGGGtttgacaaaatataaaatagctCATTAAGACGCAATAGAAATAATACTAGTTACCTAATACGCACAGCTGTTAGTTTTCGGAGGAGACATACGGGGCGGGAGAAAAGAAACGGAGAAAAATAGAAGCGGGATGGTGGGCCCCCCTCTCCAGCTCCTTTCGTTTGGTCAAAGAATGGTGCGCTTACTATCGAATACTTTaagtgttaaatgttttttattttttattattctaacGGTATTATAGGGAAAACACATCTCCCCACATGTTACCATATTCTCCTTTATATTTCAATAGTCAAGTAATTTGAAACAGTAACTGGTGtgcatttgtaaaataaaataaaaaataaaaataaaagtttaaaatcCCTTGAACTACAACTGGTCGACAAAACCAGTGGTTTGACTAAACGAATTGTGAATATTTGTGATGGACAAACTGCCAACGAAAAAGGAAATGTCACCAGAATTTCAcatcaacacaaacactaaAGCGAACTTGAACCACTGCACCTGCGCAGTAAAGGGCGCGATGCACCTGTTTCGCTGGGGTATGCTGATCGTCGCGTAAGGCTCCGCCCTCTTCCACTTGTCCTTTCATTCTAATTGGCCCGACGGGGTGCCTATGCTAATTGGCAGTGAGCCTCTGCACCTGACTCTCTCCAGTCCATGGAAGAATGTGCGGCAAAGACAGCCTCCAAGACCTCCTATTTATTCAACAGGTCTCCTGCCTATGATCATTCACTCCAGCATTCTTGCGTTGCTAAGGGTCGTACAGTGTATGCGCATCTGCGATTCGCAGATATTGTAAGATGCCACGGTCTTTTTTGGTGAAGAAATACCTTAGTAAGAAGCCAAACTACGCCCAACTGGATTCAAACAAAAGAGGTAGATAACTTTTTGAAGTTAACTTATCACTATTTTTCATGATATCATCGCTACTGTCCATAAATGGTTTGCCTTCTTGTGTATGATTTGATAATTATCTAATGTATTTCTCTAAAGAGTACGTTTATTGTGCTTTAATATCCGTTTTTTCATGGGGTCTGTCGGTGTTTATGTATCAAGCAAGTAATACATGTTTACATTGCAGCTACCGTTTAAGGAATATTGTGGTGGAAGCTGATTTAAATATGAAGCATGCTTCGCGTATATAAGGAAAATCAGTTGTTCATGAGCGTATGAGAAAAAAGTTTATTTGAGTGGTATCCAAAGTGTTGCCAAGCAACGctgaaaataatgataaaataataatgatgatgaaaacaaaatttttttGCAACGGATACGGCAAATGCGGTTGTAGTTTAGCAGGTGCAAAATCTCCCGCACAAAAGGGGGGCTTATTGTCAGTCCCTGCTTTTGGGATGTGAAGGGGCCTATTAAGCACGTTGAAGAGGCTAATGTAGCGCCCTTCCGTGCCCCTTTTACTCCGAAATCCCCCTGAAATCCGCGTTTTTGTTCAACTGCATCCCTTTATGCGAGCTACTCTGCAGTTACCCCCCCCTTTCATGACCAACTTCGACGACGATCATTATGAAATCGGATGGGAAAATACGGCGGCGCAagaatttaaaataacaaagttAATTTCCTATAAtgtaattactgtacatttgaacTACCAATCCTACATTATCAGACCATTAATACCTACATACCACAGTGAGAATTATTTAAACCTCAGGTAATTAATATAAGTTGAAAGCGATGCCTTTTAGAATTATGCATGATTTAGCGCAGtgcatttgttgttttggctgtggtttttAAATTAAACGATGGATATGATGTAGGTGTcgactttttatttatttaaaatgtgagaAACCCTCTGTGTTTAGTTTTCCGTATTTGTGgcgatatacagtactgtgcagaaatcTTAGGCACccaagactttattatatatgtttagTATATTtagtatatatgtttatttttgtgtgtgtgttagtataaaagaacacatttgagatttccaaatattcattttccaaaagatttaattttacagagacatttttgaatttaatttaaaaaagtaacatattactgtaagcaattgactaccttttacataaaaaaaacttgatcaaggctgtctgagatcagaagcagggagccaaacaaagtctgcagaactgtggcaagttctccaaaatgcttggaacaacctccctgctgattgtcttatggAACTGTGTTACGTTCCACGTATGTaagtctgtctgtttccccccttaaactctacagatgaagccataaaccatttccattcgctgtccctgctgtcaatcatcattgccctggtcccgcctccaccaatcacatccctcctctgcttatataaactgtgtgttggctgccctataggGGGCTATGCTAGGCTTGGCTGCTCATTTTATTGAGAAccctgttgtgtgtatgtgtgttcatccgttctcctactcctgtgaatgtggttgtccgtgtgtaggccctggggcaggtaagacagaggcctctgTACACTGTGGCTCCACGTAGGGTGAACaattgtttagacaccttaggaaaggggtgattgccacctatgtacttttgattatagagtagagatatatattatttttcagggAACAattagtatgtattttgtttttagctctctttggttttgttaatttcattgatttggcaacacccaggtcccttTGCCTCGTACcccatgtgtctttgtcttgtgaatttttgtttgaaaactgtaaatagcaccgccactgtaatttttgtaaatacacttaTTGCACCTCAAACCTGGTTTGTTCGATCATTTTTCACTCCCATAATGCTCAAATAcatcctcccggtcattttatttcattataattttgttgcgtactccctcctacccctggacgcctgagaacgtaacaaactgcaggacagcgttggctatctcagagaagtgatgcagttttaatgccgaaggatggtcacacaaaatattgatttgattcagtttttaatgaTAAATTACCATGTACtcttaaatgtaatataaaatgtatagtacgtttatttaggacctttcactgaattatttttgaaagaatcttatctgtacagagtgttatacaggtgccttaagacttttgcacagtgctgtacacatatGGCCTTCAGTGTTTCAGAGGTTGAGCAGGTAACACTGCAGACTGGTTTAACTATGAGTATGAATGGTGCGTCTGTTGCAGTTGATGCACACGCTTCATGCACGAGCATGCCCATTTTGTCTTCAGACAggaccctgacacacacacacacacacacacacagctctaacTCTAATCCTCCACAGGAGTGCCCTAATCTAGTACCTCATGTACCACCTGGGTCTTGATCTTCCAtctttcccccccccttttttcctTTACATTTACAGGTACAGTACCATATCTACTGACTTACCTGATATTTACAGGTACGGTACCATATCTACTGACTTACCAGATATTTACAGGTACAGTACCATATCTACTGACTTACCTGATATTTACAGGTACAGTACCATATCTACTGACTTACCAGATATTTACAGGTACAGTACCATATCTACTGACTTACCAGATATTTACAGGTACAGTACCATATCTACTGACTTACCTGATATTTACAGGTACAGTACCATATCTACTGACTTACCAGATATTTACAGGTACGGTACCATATCTACTGACTTACCTGATATTTACAGGTACAGTACCATATCTACTGACTTACCAGATATTTACAGGTACAGTACCATATCTACTGACTTACCAGATATTTACAGGTACAGTACCATATCTACTGACTTACCTGATATTTACAGGTACAGTACCATATCTACTGACTTACCAGATATTTACAGGTACAGTACCATATCTACTGACTTACGAGATATTTACAGGTACAGTACCATATCTACTGACTTACGAGATATTTACAGGTACAGTACCATATCTACTGACTTACCTGATATTTACAGGTACAATACCATATCTACTGACTTACGAGATATTTACAGGTACAGTACCATATCTACTGACTTACCTGATATTTACAGGTACAGTACCATATCTACTGACTTACCAGATATTTACAGGTACAGTACCATATCTACTGACTTACCTGATATTTACAGGTACAGTACCATATCTACTGACTTACCAGATATTTACAGGTACAGTACCATATCTACGGACTTACCAGATATTTACAGGTACAGTACCATATCTACTGACTTACGAGATATTTACAGGTACAGTACCATATCTACTGACTTACCTGATATTTACAGGTACAGTACCATATCTACTGACTTTCCTGATATTTACAGGTACAGTACCATATCTACTGACTTACCAGATATTTACAGGTACAGTACCATATCTACTGACTTACCAGATATTTACAGGTACAGTACCATATCTACTGACTTACCAGATATTTACAGGTACAGTACCATATCTACTGACTTACCAGATATTTACAGGTACAGTACCATATCTACTGACTTACCAGATATTTGCAGGTACAGTACCATATCTACTGACTTACCAGATATTTACAGGTACAGTACCATGCAAACTGGATGTGACGTTCACGGCAGTAGACAACCAATACTTTAGGCGAATCGTACCTCATCCGACCCATGTCCTGTAGTTGTTACCCTGACCCTTGGCACGCGGTCATATTTTGTTGCTTCGGATAACACCATCTGCTGAAGATACgtaatggggcggcctgtagcatagtggttaaggtccatgactgggacccggaaggtcggtggttcgaatcccggtgttgcCTCATCAAATGGACTttaaatgtcctgaaaaagaaagaaacccacTGGTGTACTGaacaacagacatcgaacaggtgaACCAAGGAAAACACCAGCAGTTCATGACTGAAAGAtcgtgagagctgtgaagaaacatCAGTTAGTGACAaaaaatctccacagggcaggagtgaaggtatctcaatcaactgttcgaagaagacgttgagagcagcaatatagaggctaaaccacaagatgcaaaccactcatcagtagcaAGAATTTGGAAAGAAGTAcggagatgagccacaaaaatgtTCAGGAACAAAG
Encoded here:
- the LOC133130515 gene encoding B-cadherin-like, yielding MSTDTVISEPGDSQHDHQHKVGSITPVQPQHSAALPVLMFPRSSKGLKRQKRDWVIPPINFPENDRGPFPKQMVQIRSSRDKEVPVHYKITGPGADQPPVQLFKIDRDSGWLSVTQPLDRETQDEYKLFVHAEAVGATTAAEDPMEIIIFVIDQNDNRPKFTEETFFGELAEGSKAGRLISGQMSNFPKYTLVISAADIEGNGLSTTCKAIITVTDSNDNAPQFDPNSYTVTVPENEVGALVVKMPVTDGDEPHTLAWSTKYKIIEGDNGGFFNVTTGPSKLEGIITTVKGLDFEKNAKYTLLVTVENDSPFVTNLPTSTATVIVNVKDVNEAPVFNPVEEVVIKPENLETGADIIAYTATDPDTARNQKVWYKSGNDPAGWLNVSEETGLIKVRSPMDRESPFVKGGRYRALILAIDDDEVPATGTGTLLIELEDVNDNAPTIEERVITICNRESQPVTLSVTDRDGPGFTSPFRVDLQGVSAKNWTARMNGTKTGIILGLKIFLDQADYNVVLRVYDNNGLFQENTVLAKVCDCKANDYSCAINAVAGVVLPGILGILGAVLLLL